The Sebastes fasciatus isolate fSebFas1 chromosome 13, fSebFas1.pri, whole genome shotgun sequence genome includes a region encoding these proteins:
- the desi1a gene encoding desumoylating isopeptidase 1: MDSHNTRYNVQLYIYDLSRGMARSLSPIMLGKQLDGIWHTAIVAYGDEFFFGGEGISSCSPGGTMLGPPDTVVELGETEVSEEIFMDYLSSLGENTYRGDRYRLFEHNCNTFTNEVAQFMTGRSIPSYITDLPSEILSTPFGQILRPILDSIHIAPPGGNVINGGRNA; the protein is encoded by the exons ATGGATTCACATAATACGCGATACAATGTTCAACTCTATATTTATGATCTATCGAGAGGAATGGCTCGCAGCCTCAGTCCCATCATGTTAG GAAAACAACTGGATGGTATATG GCACACAGCCATAGTGGCATACGGTGATGAGTTCTTCTTCGGAGGGGAGGGGATCTCCAGCTGTTCGCCG GGCGGGACGATGCTGGGTCCTCCAGACACCGTGGTAGAGCTGGGCGAGACGGAAGTATCTGAGGAGATCTTCATGGATTACCTCTCATCCCTGGGAGAAAACACATACAG AGGTGACAGGTATCGTCTGTTTGAGCACAACTGCAACACCTTCACCAACGAGGTGGCTCAGTTTATGACAGGCAGGTCCATCCCGTCCTACATCACCGACCTTCCATCGGAAATCCTCTCCAC ACCGTTCGGCCAGATTCTGCGGCCCATTCTGGACTCTATCCACATCGCCCCTCCAGGAGGTAACGTCATTAACGGGGGACGAAACGCGTAA